A genomic region of Arachis hypogaea cultivar Tifrunner chromosome 5, arahy.Tifrunner.gnm2.J5K5, whole genome shotgun sequence contains the following coding sequences:
- the LOC112802379 gene encoding uncharacterized protein: MLSSSTSRFTFIFRYSLLQIPNFVSFPSSSSLHSHSTRQVDEAVHSFTRMLSMRRTPPIIQFNQILGSLSKTKQFHAAVSLFQQLEARGIAPDLFTLSIVINCCCGMGRMTLAFSVLAKIFRMDYQPDTVTLTTILKGLCLCGSVEKAVRFHDRVLAHGFHFDQVTYGTLINGLCKTGHTSAAIQMLRKIPRYGIAPNVFMYSAIIDSLCKDTLVSQAFYLFSEMLAKGISPNVITYSSLIFGLCLVGQFKEAIDLLSDMVLRNITLDVYTYNTLIDGLCKEGKIKDAKSVLAVMTKHGVKPDVVTYTSLMDGYCLVNQVNKAKYIFNTMAQSRVSPNVQSYSIMINGFCKSKMVDEALNLFEEMRRKYLVPNTVTYSTVIDGLSKSKRISRALELLVEMHDRGQPADVVTYNSLLDGMFKNQQPNKAFMLFNQMKECAIDPDIYTYSILIDGLCKGGRLIDAKEIFQDLSVKGYRPNVRTYNIMINGLCKEGLIEEALALLSKMEGNGCLPDAVTFETVIRALFEKDENDMAEKLLREMVARGLLN; this comes from the coding sequence ATGTTGTCATCCTCAACCTCAAGGTTCACTTTCATTTTTAGGTATTCTCTTCTCCAAATCCCTAATTTTGTTTCCTTCCCTTCCTCTTCATCCCTTCATTCTCATTCTACTCGCCAAGTTGATGAAGCTGTTCATTCCTTCACTCGCATGCTCTCTATGCGTCGTACTCCTCCCATCATCCAATTTAACCAGATTTTGGGATCTCTTTCCAAGACGAAGCAATTCCACGCCGCCGTTTCCCTTTTTCAGCAATTGGAAGCCAGAGGAATCGCTCCCGACTTATTTACTTTGAGCATCGTAATTAATTGTTGTTGCGGCATGGGTCGTATGACGCTTGCTTTCTCTGTATTGGCCAAGATTTTCAGAATGGATTATCAACCTGATACGGTAACATTGACAACAATCCTGAAAGGTCTCTGTCTCTGTGGTAGTGTTGAAAAAGCAGTGCGCTTTCATGACAGAGTGCTGGCTCATGGATTTCACTTCGACCAAGTCACTTATGGGACCTTGATCAATGGGCTCTGTAAGACCGGACACACATCAGCTGCTATTCAAATGTTGAGAAAGATCCCACGGTATGGCATTGCTCCTAATGTCTTCATGTACAGCGCAATTATTGATAGCCTCTGCAAGGATACACTTGTAAGTCAGGCTTTTTATTTATTCTCTGAGATGCTTGCTAAGGGAATTTCTCCTAATGTTATCACATACAGTTCTCTCATTTTTGGATTGTGTCTTGTGGGTCAATTTAAGGAAGCCATTGATTTGTTAAGTGATATGGTGCTTAGAAACATTACTCTTGATGTTTATACCTATAATACTTTGATTGATGGGCTATGCAAGGAAGGAAAGATCAAAGATGCTAAGAGTGTATTGGCTGTAATGACAAAACATGGTGTGAAACCAGATGTGGTTACTTATACCAGCTTAATGGATGGATATTGTTTGGTTAATCAGGTAAATAAGGCAAAATATATATTCAACACAATGGCCCAAAGTAGAGTGTCACCCAATGTTCAAAGTTACAGTATCATGATTAACGGCTTCTGCAAAAGTAAAATGGTCGATGAAGCCTTGAATCTCTTTGAAGAAATGCGTCGTAAGTACTTGGTTCCAAACACGGTAACTTACAGCACTGTTATTGATGGCTTGAGCAAATCGAAGAGAATCTCCCGTGCTTTGGAGCTTCTTGTCGAGATGCATGATAGAGGTCAACCCGCTGATGTAGTCACTTACAATTCGTTGTTGGATGGGATGTTCAAAAACCAACAACCTAACAAGGCATTTATGTTATTCAATCAAATGAAAGAGTGTGCCATTGATCCAGATATATACACTTACAGTATACTTATAGATGGCCTATGCAAAGGTGGAAGACTTATAGATGCAAAAGAGATTTTTCAAGATCTTTCTGTTAAAGGCTATCGTCCAAATGTGAGGACATACAATATTATGATCAATGGGCTCTGCAAAGAGGGCTTGATTGAAGAAGCATTGGCACTCTTGTCAAAAATGGAAGGCAATGGTTGCTTACCAGATGCTGTGACTTTTGAAACTGTTATCCGTGCtttgtttgaaaaagatgagaatgaCATGGCGGAGAAACTTCTTCGGGAAATGGTTGCTAGAGGCTTATTGAATTGA